A stretch of Methanosphaerula palustris E1-9c DNA encodes these proteins:
- a CDS encoding translation initiation factor IF-5A yields MKEQTEIGKLKDGRYMVVDDQPCKILGINTSKPGKHGAAKARIDVVGIFDGVKRSIVQPVSAKTYVPIVERKAAQVLSISGDMAQLMDLKEFTNFEIKITDDKKNDVEVGKEVTYIESMGMRKLD; encoded by the coding sequence ATGAAGGAACAGACAGAAATTGGAAAGCTCAAGGACGGACGGTACATGGTGGTCGATGATCAGCCATGCAAGATTCTCGGTATCAACACATCAAAGCCAGGCAAACACGGTGCGGCCAAGGCACGTATCGATGTGGTCGGAATCTTTGACGGCGTTAAGCGCTCGATTGTTCAGCCGGTATCAGCCAAGACATACGTCCCGATCGTTGAACGGAAGGCGGCACAGGTGCTCTCGATCAGCGGGGACATGGCTCAGTTGATGGACCTTAAGGAGTTCACGAACTTCGAGATCAAGATCACCGATGATAAGAAGAACGATGTCGAGGTGGGGAAAGAGGTCACCTACATCGAATCGATGGGGATGCGGAAACTGGATTAA
- a CDS encoding radical SAM protein, producing MTTHKHIFGPVLSRRLGLSLGIDLIPFKTCSYNCVYCECGSSPDLTIIRQEFFPVEQVISEVRDVLASRPHLDSITFAGSGEPTLSRSLGQVITFIKREYPEYTLSVLTNGSLMTDQGVRDELTPADRVIPTLTTASQETFERIHHPHSSLSIEAIITGMVQFRKMYAGALWLEVFVIPGLNTSAAELAGLKWAIERIDPDRVQLNTLDRPPAEDWVQAASDAELERVSAVLGRSGVEIVGRDHPGCRAEKTKTNVSDLIQATLYRRPSTLEDLVRTTSLSTGELADILGVLEEKGTITSQKGTRGIFYSICQKNSINGIPE from the coding sequence TTGACAACACACAAGCACATCTTCGGACCAGTCCTCTCCCGCAGGCTCGGACTATCGCTCGGCATTGATCTGATCCCATTCAAGACCTGCTCGTATAACTGTGTCTATTGTGAATGCGGATCCTCGCCAGATCTGACCATTATACGGCAGGAATTTTTCCCCGTAGAACAGGTCATCTCCGAGGTCCGTGACGTGCTCGCATCCCGCCCCCACCTCGATTCGATCACGTTTGCCGGTTCCGGTGAACCGACCCTCTCCCGGTCGCTCGGGCAGGTGATCACGTTCATAAAACGCGAGTACCCGGAGTATACCCTGAGTGTCCTCACCAACGGAAGTCTCATGACCGATCAGGGGGTTCGGGATGAACTGACCCCTGCCGACCGGGTCATTCCGACCCTGACCACGGCCTCCCAGGAGACTTTCGAGCGCATTCACCATCCCCACTCCTCGCTCAGCATAGAGGCGATCATCACGGGAATGGTGCAGTTTCGGAAGATGTACGCCGGTGCGCTCTGGCTCGAAGTGTTCGTCATCCCCGGCCTGAATACCTCTGCAGCGGAGCTGGCCGGCCTGAAATGGGCGATTGAACGGATCGATCCGGATCGTGTCCAGCTGAATACCCTTGACCGGCCTCCTGCCGAGGATTGGGTTCAGGCGGCTTCGGACGCCGAACTGGAACGGGTCAGTGCAGTGCTTGGACGGTCTGGGGTCGAGATCGTCGGCCGGGACCATCCCGGTTGCCGGGCAGAAAAGACGAAGACGAATGTCAGCGACCTGATCCAGGCGACGCTCTATCGCCGGCCGTCAACCCTCGAAGACCTCGTACGGACCACCAGCCTGAGCACCGGCGAGCTGGCTGACATTCTTGGCGTGCTCGAAGAGAAAGGGACGATTACTTCCCAGAAGGGGACCCGCGGAATTTTTTATTCAATCTGCCAGAAAAATTCCATCAATGGGATACCTGAATGA
- the speB gene encoding agmatinase, which produces MQNVLNYLFADAEALYADARYCMLGGPFDGTTSYRPGTRFGPRAIRDVSYNFEPYIPVYDLDLDQVPICDLGDLDLPVVSEEAVAMVAEAIADLIRDRKIPIFFGGEHTLTVGAVRAVKPDWFVVCDAHLDLREEYRGAVYNHGCTSRLVYNEGTTNIVMIGQRSGTREQYEFAKELILYSSDQVRRDGIGVVLDEVQQTIGDQGVYLSIDADAIDCCYTPGLGTPEPFGLTPYDLREVVTRLAPQAVGFDYVEVCPTDDGQTAAVATELIRLFIAAHWSARRAGTD; this is translated from the coding sequence ATGCAAAACGTCCTGAACTATCTCTTTGCTGATGCCGAGGCACTCTATGCCGACGCCCGGTATTGTATGCTCGGGGGCCCGTTTGATGGTACGACATCGTACCGGCCAGGAACGCGCTTTGGCCCCCGGGCTATACGGGATGTTTCCTATAATTTTGAACCCTATATCCCAGTCTATGATCTGGACCTGGATCAGGTCCCGATCTGTGATCTCGGGGATCTCGACCTGCCGGTTGTCTCAGAGGAGGCGGTCGCAATGGTCGCAGAGGCGATCGCTGACCTGATCAGGGATCGAAAGATTCCGATTTTTTTTGGTGGAGAGCACACGCTCACCGTCGGCGCGGTCAGGGCGGTGAAGCCCGACTGGTTCGTCGTCTGTGATGCCCATCTGGACCTCCGCGAGGAGTACCGGGGCGCAGTCTATAACCATGGGTGCACATCCCGGCTGGTCTACAATGAGGGGACGACCAACATCGTGATGATTGGCCAGCGGAGCGGCACCCGCGAGCAGTACGAGTTTGCGAAGGAACTGATCCTCTACTCCTCAGACCAGGTGCGGAGGGATGGGATCGGCGTAGTGCTCGACGAGGTGCAGCAGACGATTGGGGATCAGGGAGTCTATCTCTCGATCGACGCCGATGCAATCGACTGTTGTTATACTCCCGGTCTCGGCACCCCGGAGCCGTTCGGGTTGACCCCGTATGATCTCCGCGAGGTGGTGACCCGGCTCGCTCCGCAGGCTGTCGGCTTCGACTATGTCGAGGTCTGCCCGACCGATGACGGCCAGACGGCGGCGGTGGCCACCGAACTGATCCGCCTCTTCATCGCGGCTCACTGGTCTGCCCGGCGAGCCGGCACTGATTGA
- a CDS encoding DUF134 domain-containing protein encodes MTSMPKTIDHTARAVPRTYQQSLEQEQAVVILGISRKTVWRDIQEAHRKVTDVLMHGQHHQHHPFPEHRDRSLDTMRVLNRPYAAEPRSIFDNTQAHLRTSPLPQARTIARH; translated from the coding sequence ATGACCAGTATGCCAAAAACCATAGATCACACAGCCAGAGCAGTTCCCCGGACCTACCAGCAGAGTCTTGAACAGGAGCAGGCGGTAGTAATTCTTGGTATCTCCCGCAAAACAGTCTGGCGCGACATTCAAGAGGCACACCGTAAGGTCACGGATGTCCTCATGCATGGCCAGCATCACCAGCACCATCCCTTCCCAGAGCACCGAGACCGGTCGCTGGACACGATGCGGGTGTTGAATAGACCCTATGCAGCGGAACCACGGAGTATCTTTGACAACACACAAGCACATCTTCGGACCAGTCCTCTCCCGCAGGCTCGGACTATCGCTCGGCATTGA
- a CDS encoding bifunctional fructose-bisphosphatase/inositol-phosphate phosphatase, producing MEFLAACEEMAEQVGTAIADLVDTEDGDQFIRMGADGTPTKKIDQIAEDLVVEYLTTHRLCKTLISEECGKMDIGGEKGTIFLDPVDGTYNALSGIPFYAISIAYAEGGVVRKGFVRDLANDETFSAELGKGAFHNGEPVTTSSTSLLEASAMSIYGRKFDPANVMDLGRTVRRWRLLGASALELCYTGCGRLDGFIDLRGTLRVTDAAAGILICTEAGGTVTDRDGLPLHFPDEVTIGRCLVATNGVLHPKVIEYLR from the coding sequence ATGGAGTTTCTTGCTGCTTGTGAAGAGATGGCTGAACAGGTCGGGACGGCGATCGCCGATCTCGTCGATACCGAGGATGGAGATCAGTTCATCAGGATGGGGGCCGATGGCACCCCGACCAAGAAGATCGATCAGATCGCCGAGGATCTGGTCGTCGAGTACCTGACCACCCACCGCCTCTGTAAAACTCTGATCAGCGAGGAGTGCGGTAAGATGGATATCGGTGGCGAGAAAGGGACGATCTTTCTCGATCCGGTCGACGGCACCTACAACGCCCTATCAGGGATCCCATTCTATGCGATCTCGATCGCCTATGCCGAGGGGGGCGTGGTCAGGAAGGGGTTCGTCCGGGACCTGGCCAATGACGAGACCTTCTCTGCAGAACTCGGTAAGGGAGCCTTCCATAACGGCGAACCGGTCACCACCTCGTCGACTTCGTTGCTCGAGGCGAGCGCGATGTCGATCTATGGGCGCAAGTTCGATCCGGCCAACGTGATGGATCTCGGCCGAACCGTCCGCCGCTGGCGGCTGCTCGGGGCATCGGCCCTCGAACTCTGTTACACTGGTTGCGGCCGGCTCGACGGGTTCATCGATCTCCGTGGCACTCTCCGGGTCACCGATGCGGCTGCCGGGATCCTGATCTGCACCGAGGCCGGTGGAACAGTCACGGACCGGGACGGGCTCCCACTCCACTTCCCCGACGAGGTGACGATCGGTCGCTGCCTGGTCGCTACCAACGGGGTGCTCCACCCGAAAGTGATCGAGTACCTGAGATGA
- a CDS encoding NAD(+)/NADH kinase, which produces MKLLLMSRIDSEETLAYTRTLGIDLENVGFQIIYDTATASALEVNGVPLSSADPDAVVAIGGDGTILLCIQQMNIQRPIIGINRGEVGFLADLEPEEAFSFLKELKPGFPVERRMRIDLSVDGKPLGTALNEAVIVTSRPAKMLRFSVLVDGVRAEQFRGDGLLISTPTGSTAYAMSAGGPIIDPRIEGFLLVPLAPYMLSSRPHLICATRTLAVRLEASKPAHLVLDGQRTIDLGDQATIEMTRSPEPAQFIDVNRNFFSKVEQKLRNL; this is translated from the coding sequence ATGAAACTGCTGCTGATGTCCCGTATCGACAGCGAAGAGACGCTGGCATATACCCGGACGCTCGGAATAGACCTTGAAAATGTCGGTTTTCAGATCATCTATGACACGGCCACAGCTTCAGCCTTGGAAGTGAATGGGGTTCCCCTCTCCTCTGCAGACCCGGACGCGGTCGTGGCGATTGGCGGGGACGGGACGATCCTGCTCTGCATTCAGCAGATGAACATTCAGCGCCCCATCATCGGGATCAACCGGGGTGAGGTGGGATTCCTCGCGGACCTTGAGCCAGAGGAGGCGTTCTCGTTTCTGAAGGAACTGAAGCCCGGCTTCCCTGTGGAGCGAAGGATGAGGATCGACCTCTCGGTCGACGGCAAACCACTCGGAACCGCGCTGAACGAGGCAGTGATCGTGACCAGCCGGCCAGCCAAGATGCTCCGGTTCTCGGTGCTGGTCGATGGGGTCCGCGCCGAGCAGTTTCGGGGGGACGGCCTCCTGATCAGCACCCCGACCGGCTCGACGGCGTACGCGATGAGTGCCGGGGGGCCGATCATCGACCCCCGGATCGAGGGGTTTCTGCTGGTTCCGCTCGCACCATACATGCTCTCGTCCCGCCCGCACCTGATCTGTGCGACCAGAACCCTCGCAGTCAGGCTGGAGGCGAGCAAACCGGCGCACCTGGTCTTGGACGGGCAGCGGACGATCGATCTCGGGGACCAGGCGACGATCGAGATGACCCGCTCGCCAGAGCCAGCACAGTTCATCGATGTGAACCGGAACTTCTTCTCCAAGGTCGAGCAGAAACTCCGAAATCTCTGA
- a CDS encoding energy-coupling factor ABC transporter permease yields MHIMEGFLPAGWCLVWWLIALPFLVMGIIQLRRMMKEDREYLPLLGVCGAFIFILSALKLPSVTGSCSHPTGTGLSTICFGYCVTAVVGAIVLLFQALLLAHGGLSTMGANMVSMAIGGPIAGYAVYKLMKDTSINIYVTVFLASAVADIVTYIITSFELALAYPAQVGGFLASFSAFFSIFAITQIPLSIMEGVVLALVFKYIIQLKPEIILKLHVFSEEQIAKARLAGDAEVA; encoded by the coding sequence ATGCATATTATGGAAGGATTTCTACCGGCCGGCTGGTGTCTCGTATGGTGGCTCATCGCCCTGCCGTTCCTTGTCATGGGAATTATTCAACTGCGTCGAATGATGAAAGAAGACCGGGAGTACCTGCCTTTGCTCGGGGTCTGCGGAGCGTTCATCTTCATCCTCTCGGCCCTGAAGCTCCCTTCGGTCACTGGGAGTTGTTCCCATCCGACTGGGACTGGTTTGTCGACCATCTGTTTCGGGTACTGTGTCACTGCAGTCGTCGGTGCGATCGTGCTTCTCTTTCAGGCCCTCCTGCTTGCTCATGGCGGCCTCTCCACGATGGGCGCCAACATGGTCTCCATGGCCATCGGCGGTCCGATAGCCGGGTACGCCGTGTACAAACTCATGAAGGACACGTCGATCAACATCTATGTGACCGTCTTTCTGGCATCTGCCGTTGCTGATATTGTCACGTATATCATCACCTCTTTCGAGCTGGCCCTGGCCTACCCGGCCCAGGTCGGCGGGTTCCTGGCATCATTCTCAGCGTTCTTCTCGATCTTTGCGATCACTCAGATTCCGCTCTCGATCATGGAGGGTGTCGTGCTCGCCCTGGTCTTCAAGTACATCATCCAGCTCAAGCCTGAGATCATCCTGAAACTTCATGTCTTCTCAGAGGAACAGATCGCGAAAGCGCGGCTGGCCGGCGATGCAGAGGTGGCCTGA
- a CDS encoding energy-coupling factor ABC transporter substrate-binding protein, whose amino-acid sequence MFKRKLEVFTLITLIAFVGLFIITSSGGTHEFTGSDDVGSDMIANLTGHSVDSFKPLIPQYVPPSGEIESSLFALQATFGGLVVGLVLGYWLGQRRSSPTL is encoded by the coding sequence ATGTTTAAGAGGAAACTTGAAGTGTTCACCCTCATCACCCTGATCGCCTTTGTCGGGCTCTTCATCATCACCAGTTCAGGGGGCACTCATGAATTTACCGGGTCTGACGACGTGGGGTCTGATATGATCGCCAACCTGACCGGCCACTCTGTCGACTCCTTCAAACCCCTGATCCCCCAGTACGTCCCCCCAAGTGGTGAGATCGAGTCCTCGCTCTTTGCCTTACAGGCCACCTTCGGTGGCTTAGTGGTCGGGCTGGTCCTCGGGTACTGGCTGGGGCAGCGACGATCCTCGCCAACCCTGTGA